A genomic region of Rhipicephalus sanguineus isolate Rsan-2018 chromosome 1, BIME_Rsan_1.4, whole genome shotgun sequence contains the following coding sequences:
- the LOC119394755 gene encoding uncharacterized protein LOC119394755, translating into MARKLFVLVALVAVVALAYAEEEKKEEKKDDVEGRIGFGGGYGQQSGGNQYGFNRGQSGFNQGSGGFDSANRYNNVQGFRNRDGYRTNQGYDRNSFNRYGTGGAGFNTGFNRGAGGAFNQYGSQGGGYLG; encoded by the exons ATGGCACGCAAGCTG TTCGTTCTCGTCGCCCTTGTGGCCGTGGTTGCATTGGCCTACGCTGaggaagagaagaaggaagagaaGAAGGACGACGTCGAAGGCCGCATTGGCTTCGGCGGTGGCTATGGCCAACAGTCCGGCGGCAACCAATACGGCTTCAACCGCGGACAATCGGGCTTCAACCAGGGCAGCGGAGGCTTTGACAGCGCCAACCGCTACAACAACGTGCAGGGCTTCAGGAACCGCGACGGCTACCGTACCAACCAGGGCTACGACCGTAACTCCTTCAACCGCTACGGAACTGGTGGTGCAGGCTTCAACACTGGCTTCAACCGTGGTGCTGGCGGCGCCTTCAACCAGTACGGGTCTCAGGGAGGAGGCTACCTCGGATGA